One window of Nostoc sp. C052 genomic DNA carries:
- a CDS encoding AI-2E family transporter — protein sequence MQTRKLLDWWQTFTPIARIGAIALFAPLLVINGWAISVFFNYFHSLIVILVGASVLAFLLNYPVSWMEHHGARREQVAILVFLLALSILLALGVTLFPLALTQAQQLVARLPELIDSGRSQLMILNEKAETYGLPINLDALVVQINDRVKGQLQAIAGQVLNLAVLTVTSLLDILLTMVLTFYLLQHGSELWESLVEWLPNKFRDPFSKTVRLSFQNFFITQLILSTCMASALIPTFLWLKVPFGLLFGLTIGLMALVPFGGSVGIAMTTLLVALQDFSMGVRVLIAAVIVQQILENLIAPRILGSFTGLNPVWILISVLTGARIGGLLGVIVAVPTAVVIKTALSALRLGSETNDSATGEITIPVTANESPKTDPKNTLSISEATSP from the coding sequence ATGCAGACACGTAAGCTACTCGACTGGTGGCAAACATTCACTCCAATAGCGCGAATCGGGGCGATCGCGCTATTTGCTCCGCTGCTGGTTATCAATGGTTGGGCAATTTCGGTATTTTTTAATTATTTCCATTCTCTCATAGTCATTTTAGTCGGAGCCTCAGTGCTAGCATTTCTGCTCAACTACCCCGTGAGTTGGATGGAGCATCATGGTGCAAGACGAGAGCAAGTTGCTATTTTAGTATTTCTCTTGGCTTTATCGATTTTATTGGCGTTAGGTGTGACACTTTTCCCACTGGCCCTTACCCAAGCTCAACAACTGGTGGCTCGTTTGCCAGAGTTAATCGACTCTGGACGCTCTCAGTTAATGATCTTAAACGAAAAAGCTGAGACTTATGGCTTACCGATTAACCTCGATGCTCTGGTAGTGCAAATTAACGATCGCGTCAAAGGACAATTGCAAGCGATCGCTGGACAAGTCTTAAATCTAGCTGTACTCACAGTCACTAGCCTGCTAGATATTCTCTTGACGATGGTTTTGACTTTCTATCTTTTACAGCATGGGAGTGAACTCTGGGAAAGTTTAGTGGAATGGCTACCAAATAAATTCCGCGATCCTTTCTCCAAAACAGTCCGCCTCAGCTTCCAAAATTTCTTCATCACCCAGTTGATTTTATCTACCTGTATGGCATCAGCCCTCATTCCTACCTTTTTGTGGCTGAAAGTGCCCTTTGGGCTGCTATTCGGACTAACTATTGGTCTAATGGCTCTTGTCCCCTTTGGCGGTTCTGTAGGCATCGCCATGACTACATTATTGGTAGCATTGCAAGATTTCTCAATGGGTGTGAGAGTTTTGATAGCAGCAGTAATTGTACAGCAAATTCTCGAAAACTTGATTGCCCCCCGAATTTTAGGTAGCTTTACTGGTTTAAATCCAGTTTGGATTTTAATTTCGGTCTTGACGGGGGCGAGAATTGGCGGACTATTGGGTGTCATTGTGGCAGTACCTACTGCTGTTGTGATTAAAACTGCTTTAAGTGCCTTGCGTCTTGGTAGTGAGACAAATGACAGCGCTACTGGGGAGATAACTATACCCGTCACAGCAAATGAGTCCCCGAAAACTGACCCTAAAAACACTTTGAGTATCTCTGAAGCGACATCACCTTAA